A region from the Variovorax paradoxus genome encodes:
- a CDS encoding ATP-dependent DNA ligase — translation MKDFAALYRELDASTSSLAKQAALQRYLREADPADAAWAVYFLAGGKPRQLVPTKLLRLLAQEAAGLPEWLFDESYEAVGDLAETIALLLPPPTEAHDLGLVRWVEEHLLPLREAGKTAPDELPARLRAQWRQLAAEERLVYFKLITGAFRVGVSKLQVTQALAGVGGIDPKRVAQRLMGYTHIGGRPRADDYRALIAPESGAEQVQKTSGQPYPFFLAHAFNLPLEQFDAALGPPADWIVEWKWDGIRAQLVKRAGVAWLWSRGEELVTERFPELAVLGDALPDGTVLDGEIAVWRDDRVQPFAELQQRIGRKTLGAKLLREIPVVLLAYDILEWEGRDLRALPQSERRLLLDELVTRMQHPSLLPSPMLTGIEWSDFARQREAARSLGVEGMMLKRRNAQYGVGRTKDVGVWWKWKIDPLSIDAVLVYAQRGHGRRASLYSDYTFAVWDGPPEQEGRKLVPFAKAYSGLTDAEMARVDAIIRKTTVESFGPVKSVAPTLVFELGFEGIARSARHKSGIAVRFPRMLRWREDKPVAEADTLQTLAALLPS, via the coding sequence ATGAAGGACTTCGCCGCGCTCTACCGCGAGCTCGACGCCAGCACCTCGAGCCTTGCCAAGCAAGCCGCGCTGCAGCGCTACCTGCGCGAAGCCGATCCGGCCGACGCGGCCTGGGCCGTGTACTTCCTCGCCGGCGGCAAGCCGCGCCAGCTCGTGCCCACCAAGCTGCTTCGGCTGCTCGCGCAGGAGGCGGCGGGCCTGCCCGAATGGCTGTTCGACGAGAGCTACGAGGCGGTCGGCGACCTGGCCGAAACCATCGCGCTGCTGCTGCCACCGCCCACCGAGGCGCACGACCTCGGCCTGGTGCGCTGGGTCGAGGAGCACCTGCTGCCGCTGCGCGAAGCCGGCAAGACAGCGCCCGACGAACTCCCCGCGCGGCTGCGCGCGCAGTGGCGCCAGCTCGCGGCCGAAGAGCGGCTGGTGTACTTCAAGCTCATCACCGGCGCCTTCCGCGTGGGCGTGTCGAAGCTGCAGGTCACGCAGGCGCTCGCGGGCGTGGGCGGCATCGATCCCAAGCGCGTGGCGCAGCGCCTCATGGGCTACACCCACATCGGCGGCCGGCCGCGCGCGGACGACTACCGCGCGCTGATCGCGCCGGAGTCGGGCGCGGAGCAGGTGCAGAAGACCAGCGGGCAGCCCTACCCGTTCTTTCTCGCGCATGCATTCAACCTGCCGCTCGAGCAGTTCGATGCCGCGCTCGGCCCGCCGGCCGACTGGATCGTCGAATGGAAGTGGGACGGTATCCGCGCGCAGCTGGTCAAGCGCGCGGGCGTCGCCTGGCTGTGGTCGCGCGGCGAGGAACTGGTGACCGAGCGCTTTCCCGAACTGGCCGTGCTGGGCGATGCGCTGCCCGACGGCACGGTGCTCGATGGCGAGATTGCCGTCTGGCGCGACGACCGCGTGCAGCCCTTCGCGGAGCTGCAGCAGCGCATCGGCCGCAAGACGCTGGGCGCGAAGCTGCTGCGCGAGATCCCGGTGGTGCTGCTGGCCTACGACATCCTCGAATGGGAAGGGCGCGACCTGCGCGCGCTGCCGCAATCGGAGCGCCGGTTGCTGCTCGACGAACTCGTCACGCGCATGCAGCACCCGTCGCTGCTGCCGAGCCCGATGCTCACCGGCATCGAGTGGAGCGACTTCGCACGCCAGCGCGAAGCGGCGCGCAGCCTGGGCGTGGAAGGCATGATGCTCAAGCGCCGGAACGCGCAGTACGGCGTGGGCCGCACCAAGGACGTGGGCGTGTGGTGGAAGTGGAAGATCGATCCACTCAGCATCGACGCCGTGCTCGTCTACGCACAGCGCGGCCACGGCCGGCGCGCGAGCCTCTACAGCGACTACACCTTCGCCGTCTGGGACGGCCCGCCCGAACAGGAAGGCCGCAAGCTCGTGCCCTTTGCCAAGGCCTATTCGGGCCTGACCGACGCCGAGATGGCGCGCGTGGACGCGATCATCCGCAAGACCACGGTCGAGAGCTTCGGCCCGGTGAAGAGCGTGGCGCCCACGCTGGTGTTCGAACTCGGCTTCGAGGGCATCGCGCGCAGCGCGCGCCACAAGAGCGGCATCGCGGTGCGCTTTCCGCGCATGCTGCGCTGGCGCGAGGACAAGCCGGTGGCGGAGGCCGATACCTTGCAGACGCTCGCTGCGCTGCTGCCGTCATGA